GCCATCACCTGCAGCTCGGTGTAGAGGCCCTTGCGCTGGGCCACGCCGAGCATGCCCGGCGACAGGTCGATACCGACGAAGCCGCGGTAGCCGACCGCGTGCAGGGCCTCGGCCTGCATGCCGGTGCCACAGCCGGCGTCCAGGATAGCCCCGGTGTCCAGCGGGACAAAACGCGCGAACACGGCTGCGAGCATGGCCGGCAGACGGTACCCCATCGCACAGAGGTCGCGCTCGTACTGATCCGCCCACTGATCGTAGGCGTGGCGCTGTGCACCGGGGTCAGTGGCGCCGTAGACGCGCTCCAGACGCTCGTTCGACATGCGCGGCACTCGCTGGGGGCTTGGCGCCACCGTACCGCGACAGCTGGTAGTGTTGCCAGTATCGGCGCCGAACTATCATATGGCCGTCTTCAATCCACGTGTTCAACACCCTGCGTGTTGAGCCCAACGCGCGCGTGCGCTCTACAGAGAAACACCCAACATGAAAATGACAACCGAAGAGGCCTTCGTCAAAGTCCTGCAGATGCACGGCATCGAGCAGGCGTTCGGCATCATCGGCTCGGCGTTCATGCCGATATCGGATCTGTTCCCCAAAGCGGGCATCAACTTCTGGGACGTAGCGCACGAGACCAACGGCGGCCTGATGTGTGACGGCTACACCCGCGCCAGCGGCAAGATGG
This region of Pseudomonadota bacterium genomic DNA includes:
- a CDS encoding class I SAM-dependent methyltransferase, whose product is MSNERLERVYGATDPGAQRHAYDQWADQYERDLCAMGYRLPAMLAAVFARFVPLDTGAILDAGCGTGMQAEALHAVGYRGFVGIDLSPGMLGVAQRKGLYTELQVMALGQPLAFDDNRFGAVLSTGAITPGHAPPESFDELIRVCVSGGFLVFSLRDDAGQDRAYLDALPARDHLWRAVFRTPTFQTMPYGEPEIRNRVYVYQKH